Genomic window (Pseudochaenichthys georgianus unplaced genomic scaffold, fPseGeo1.2 scaffold_956_arrow_ctg1, whole genome shotgun sequence):
ATTCAACAGGTCGACTTCTTTCAAATCAATAAAAATGATTtattactaaaaaaaaaaatacataaaaagccTAAAAATAAGAAACATCTTTTAAGATTTTTCATATTTGTCATCAAATGGATAAAAACCCTTTTCcttattaaaaaacatcttaattgttgtgtgtgtgattcTGCTCATCTAAAAAGTCccactttcttcttctttggttTGGCAGGCGGTCGCTATCTAAAAAGTCccactttcttcttctttggttTGGCAGGCGGTCGCGCTGCGGGGGCGGACGGCAGAGACTGTGGAGGACAAAGAAGTGGACGGGTTTCGATTAGCTTTAACTCGTGTCCCTGCATTCTCCTCTCTGAATAATCCTCCTACTTTTCTTCTTCATTGGTATTGGAAATACGTGGTATCTGTTCACATACACCGAAGCGAACTCCTCGTATGGAAACCTACTTTGTAATAAAACCAAGTCTGATTCTTGCCGTTTAAAAGCCTCTCGTGTATCTCTGGGTGGGAATCGTGTAATCCAGGAGTTCATTGACAAACAGAGGAACTTGTGAATCTCACCTTTCTTTCTGTGGCTCTGTCGGCCATTTTGGCTCCAGCTGCTTCCAGCTGCACTTCCTCGGCCGCTCCACTGTCCGCCTTGGATGCTCctgcagacacacagagacactcaGGGACGCAGCGTTCATTTCTTCTTGCACTCGTGGCGGCTTGTGTTCAAATGATATCTACTTTAGGTTCCTGGAGAGGGGCAACCATCGAGTGGCAATAGAAAGCCCAAAACCCCACCATGTACCTCTTCGAATCCTATTTGACAGATAAAGCTAATAATAtcaataataatgcattaaaatgataattattgcagattataaataaatcatttagggACAAGGGGGTGAGATTAAATAAATTATACTTCTTCTCACTCCTTTTCGATGTGGCTAATGCTGTTGTtgtaaatgtcatttttttGTTTGATTGTCTGACGTGAGTATGCGCttaacatttgtttttgtaattttacttgttcgaaataaaatgtataaatcaatcaatctgGATATGAAATGCTGAACAGGGCCTGATTAGACGGTGAGGATGGAGACTAACAAGTAGGCTAGGCTAGTTCCCGACCTAGCGAGGAGGTGGCGTCCGGTTCGTCGACGGGCGTCTCCTCCACAGACGGATCCTCGGACAGTTTGCGTTTCCGGGAGCTTCCGTGACTCAGGACGGCGGCGTAAAGCTGCTGGAGGCCGGCGTCAAACTGCAGAGAATCAGACTGATCTGAGACCA
Coding sequences:
- the nhej1 gene encoding non-homologous end-joining factor 1 codes for the protein MYWLQSCRRRRLETGTGSLLGLILSVKNPNPLCKPCVSSHTCFPPPQALPLLVSDQSDSLQFDAGLQQLYAAVLSHGSSRKRKLSEDPSVEETPVDEPDATSSLGASKADSGAAEEVQLEAAGAKMADRATERKSLPSAPAARPPAKPKKKKVGLFR